Genomic DNA from Coriobacteriia bacterium:
TGGTTGGGGACGAGGTCCATCAGCACCTTGAGGTCCCGTGCGTGCGCCTCGGACACGAGGGTCTCGAGGTCGCCCATCGTTCCGAAGAGCGGGTCCACGCCGGTGTGGTCGCTGATGTCGTAGCCGAAGTCGGCCATCGGCGAGGGGTAGACCGGGCAGAGCCAAAGCGCGTCGACGCCGAGGCGGCTCAGATAGTCGAGGCGAGAGAGGATGCCGGGGATGTCTCCCACCCCGTCCCCGTCGCTGTCCTGGAACGACCGGGGGTAGATCTCGTAGACGACCCCGTGCTGCCACCAGAGGTGCTCCCTCACCATGAGTCGGGCACCTCCCCTGTCGCCGCGTACGTCACCCGGTACCACCTGTACCCGTACGGACCCAGCGCCACGTCCCACACCCCCTCGGAGACCTCCCTCTCCTCCGCCTCTCCGAAGACGGGCTGGAGCAGCCGGCTCCGGTGGTCGCGGACATCGAAGCGGATCCCGCTCGGCCTGTGGGAGAGGTTGTGGACGGCCACCACGTGCCCGTCCTTCCACACGCAGTGGTGCGCCATCACCTCGCGCGCCCCCGTGTCGAACGGGTGCCACCGGCCGAGGGCGAACTCCGGGCACGCCCTCCATGCGGCGATCAACCGGCGCATGAAGGACAGCCGGGAGGAGGGATCGCCCGACTGCCTCTCGACGTTCACGCGGCGGTACGAGAACGCGCCCTTGGAGACCACGGGCCGGACGAGGTGCCCCGGGCGCGCTGTGGAGAAGCCGCCGTTGCGGGCCGAGCTCCACTGCATGGGGACGCGCACCGCGGCGCGACCGTCCGCGCCGAGGTCGTCGCCGAGACCGATCTCGTCCCCGTAGACGATCAGCGGCGCTCCCGGCAGCGAGAACGTGAGCGCCCAGGCGAGCTCGACCAGGCGGGGGTCGCCGAGCATCGGGGAGAGCCGTCGGCGGATACCGCGGCCGTAGGCGCGCATGCCCTCGTCCGGCGCGAACCGTCCGTACACCAGCGCCCTGTCGTCGGGAGAGAGCCAGCTGAGGTTGAGCTCGTCGAGGTTGCGCAGGAAGTTGACCCATTGGCAGCCGGGCGGCCCGGCGGGAAGCTGCCCCAAGGCCTTGAGCAGCGGCTCCTTGTCCTCGCCAGCCACGGCGAGCCAGATGTGGCCGTTCAGGAAGAAGCCGAAGAGCATGTTCATCTCGTCGCCGTCCCCGAAGTACTCCACCAGCTGCTCCGTGTCCAGGTCGACCTCGCCCAGCAGCGCGGTGTCCGGGCGCTGCTGGGACACCCGCTCGCGGATGCGCCGCAGCCACCCGTGGGTGTCGCGATGGCCCGGCAGCGCGGGGTCCGGGCCGACCAGGACGGGCAGCGCGTCCATGCGGAAGCCGGAGACGCCCATCGCCAGCCAGAAGTCCATCACCGCCTCCGCCTCGCGACGGACCTCCGGGTTGCGGAAGTCGAGCTGCGGCTGGAAGCGGTAGAAGCGATGGTAATAGTAGGCGCCGGCGACCTCGTCATAGGTCCAGAGGCGGTCGTCCTCGCCCGGGAACGCCGTCGTGGCGCCGAGGGGGACGGCAGGCGGGCTGTCCGCCCAGAGGTAGTAGCCGCGGTAGCGGGACCGGCGGTCCCGGCGCGCGGCGAGGAACCAGGGGTGCTCGTCGGAGGTGTGCGCCATCACGAGGTCGATCATGACGCGCATCCCGCGCTCCCCGGCCTCCTTCACGAGCACGGAGAAGTCCCGC
This window encodes:
- a CDS encoding alpha-amylase family protein → MQDLWYKTAVIYCVDVEKYADSDGDGVGDLRGLTEKLDHIAGLGATCLWLLPFFVSPRKDNGYDVVDYYCVDPRLGTLRDFSVLVKEAGERGMRVMIDLVMAHTSDEHPWFLAARRDRRSRYRGYYLWADSPPAVPLGATTAFPGEDDRLWTYDEVAGAYYYHRFYRFQPQLDFRNPEVRREAEAVMDFWLAMGVSGFRMDALPVLVGPDPALPGHRDTHGWLRRIRERVSQQRPDTALLGEVDLDTEQLVEYFGDGDEMNMLFGFFLNGHIWLAVAGEDKEPLLKALGQLPAGPPGCQWVNFLRNLDELNLSWLSPDDRALVYGRFAPDEGMRAYGRGIRRRLSPMLGDPRLVELAWALTFSLPGAPLIVYGDEIGLGDDLGADGRAAVRVPMQWSSARNGGFSTARPGHLVRPVVSKGAFSYRRVNVERQSGDPSSRLSFMRRLIAAWRACPEFALGRWHPFDTGAREVMAHHCVWKDGHVVAVHNLSHRPSGIRFDVRDHRSRLLQPVFGEAEEREVSEGVWDVALGPYGYRWYRVTYAATGEVPDSW